In a single window of the Labeo rohita strain BAU-BD-2019 chromosome 23, IGBB_LRoh.1.0, whole genome shotgun sequence genome:
- the LOC127154693 gene encoding tetratricopeptide repeat protein 39B codes for MARVGNGADGAEPEEDCFEDAFDRIPVASKMDLRTSIEECTMALNLVLNNKFSEALDLLRPWSKDSMYHALGYSSILVMQATMTFEHKDIQAGMATIKETLQTCQRFRKRNSMVESISSLMSKQSPESLKAEEMHAEICYAECLLQKATLTFVQDENMISFIKGGIKIRTSYQIYKDCQNLSNMSQGVGGDSEAFRQFEGGVKLGIGSFNLMLSLLPARILRLLEFIGFSGNREFGLSQLRDGAGSHSLRSILCVLTLLFYHTYVCLILGTGEGNLVEAEALLEPYIERFPRGSIILFYSARIALLRGNFEKALVKFQECITAQQQWRQIHHLCYWELMWCHSFQQQWRDAYRYADLLCKESRWSKAIYVYQKAAILSMMSDEEVKTTGENVVELFRQVEGLKQRLAGKSIPTEKFAVRKSRRYSSATPVKLVIPALEMMYVWNGFTIVGKRADATENLLITIEKAEEQLRNDPNPSEFHPDDQCLVQMLKGLCLKHLGRLMQAELCFTQVLSSKKRIRYDHYLIPFTLYELGLLYKQQGDYIKATRFIEDAKLNYKDYSMESRLHFRIHAALSSLKGSPTNSP; via the exons ATGGCTCGGGTCGGTAACGGAGCGGACGGCGCGGAACCGGAGGAG GACTGTTTTGAAGATGCTTTCGATCGTATCCCAGT ggcGTCTAAGATGGACCTGCGTACGTCTATAGAGGAGTGCACCATGGCCCTCAACCTCGTCCTCAACAACAAGTTCTCTGAAGCGCTGGATCTGCTCAGACCCTG GTCTAAGGACAGCATGTATCACGCGTTGGGCTACAGCAGTATTCTGGTCATGCAGGCCACCATGACCTTCGAGCACAAAGACATCCAGGCCGGTATGGCGACCATCAAAGAGACTTTACAGACCTGCCAAAG GTTCAGGAAACGAAACTCGATGGTGGAGTCCATATCCAGCCTGATGTCCAAACAGTCACCAGAGAGCCTGAAAGCGG aggAGATGCATGCGGAGATCTGCTACGCTGAGTGTTTGCTGCAGAAAGCCACGCTAACATTCGTACAG GATGAAAACATGATCAGTTTTATTAAAGGAGGAATCAAAATACGCACAAGTTATCAAATCTACAA GGACTGCCAGAATTTGTCGAACATGTCTCAGGGAGTGGGCGGAGACAGCGAGGCCTTCAGACAGTTTGAGGGCGGAGTCAAGCTGGGGATTGGCTCCTTCAACCTG ATGCTGTCTCTACTACCTGCACGAATCCTTCGACTGCTGGAGTTTATCGGCTTCTCAGGGAACAGA GAGTTCGGTTTGTCGCAGCTGCGGGACGGCGCCGGCAGTCACAGTCTCAGATCCATCCTGTGTGTCCTGACGCTGCTCTTCTACCACACTTACGTCTGTCTGATTCTGG gcaCTGGTGAGGGGAATCTAGTGGAGGCCGAAGCTTTATTAGAGCCCTACATAGAGCGATTTCCACGG GGCTCAATCATCCTGTTTTACTCAGCTCGGATCGCCTTACTGAGGGGAAACTTTGAGAAG gcgCTGGTGAAGTTTCAGGAGTGTATCACGGCGCAGCAGCAGTGGCGTCAGATCCATCATCTGTGTTATTGGGAGCTGATGTGGTGTCACTCGTTCCAGCAGCAGTGGAGAGACGCGTATCGATACGCCGACCTGCTGTGCAAAGAGAGCCGCTGGTCTAAA GCCATCTACGTGTATCAGAAAGCTGCCATCCTGAGCATGATGTCTGATGAGGAGGTGAAAACGACCGGGGAGAATGTCGTGGAGCTGTTCAG GCAGGTGGAGGGACTGAAGCAGCGGTTGGCAGGGAAATCCATCCCGACAGAGAAGTTCGCCGTCAGGAAATCACGCAGATACTCGTCAGCCACGCCTGTTAAACTGGTGATTCCTGCGCTG gaaatgatgtACGTGTGGAACGGCTTCACTATAGTTGGGAAGCGTGCGGATGCCACTGAGAATTTACTGATCACCATCGAGAAAGCAGAGGAGCAGCTACGCAACGATCCca accCATCTGAGTTTCATCCTGATGATCAGTGTCTGGTTCAGATGTTGAAGGGTTTGTGTTTGAAGCATCTGGGCCGATTAATGCAGGCTGAGCTCTGCTTCACACAAGTGCTGAGCAG CAAGAAGCGCATCCGTTACGATCACTATCTGATCCCCTTCACCCTCTATGAGCTGGGTTTACTCTACAAGCAACAGGGCGATTACATCAAAGCCACACGCTTCATCGAGGACGCCAA gTTGAATTATAAGGACTATTCAATGGAGTCTCGTCTTCATTTCCGCATCCACGCGGCTCTCAGCAGTCTGAAGGGTTCTCCGACGAACTCGCCGTGA